The following are encoded together in the Methylorubrum sp. B1-46 genome:
- a CDS encoding thioredoxin family protein, which produces MSTRRRFLAGALALGLPSKAMAQAIQGDDGLYREPWFLESFLDLSDDLRAARDHGKRLAVLWELKGCPYCKQIHLVNFADRATSTYIRERFDILQLNFIGSREVTDFDGQTLSEKGFAEKYGIYSTPSIQFFPAEESTLADKPPQQREVLRLRGYVAPEEFRRTFAFVAERAYERTNLQDYLRSPEAARRG; this is translated from the coding sequence ATGTCGACCCGGCGCCGGTTCCTTGCGGGTGCCCTCGCGCTTGGCCTGCCTTCCAAAGCCATGGCCCAGGCGATCCAGGGCGATGACGGTCTCTACCGGGAGCCCTGGTTCCTCGAAAGCTTCCTCGACCTGTCGGACGATCTGAGGGCGGCCCGGGACCACGGCAAACGTCTTGCCGTCCTTTGGGAGTTGAAGGGCTGTCCCTACTGCAAGCAGATCCACCTCGTGAACTTCGCGGATCGGGCGACGAGCACGTATATCCGCGAGCGTTTCGATATCCTGCAGTTGAACTTCATCGGTTCGCGCGAAGTCACCGATTTTGACGGGCAGACCCTTTCCGAAAAGGGCTTCGCGGAGAAATACGGGATCTACTCCACGCCGAGCATACAGTTTTTCCCGGCGGAAGAATCGACGCTCGCGGACAAGCCGCCTCAGCAGCGCGAGGTCCTGCGCCTTCGGGGTTATGTCGCGCCTGAGGAGTTCCGGCGAACCTTCGCCTTCGTGGCCGAGCGAGCCTACGAGCGTACGAACCTGCAGGACTACCTGCGCTCCCCGGAGGCGGCGCGGCGGGGCTAA
- a CDS encoding rhodanese-like domain-containing protein, whose protein sequence is MTMRSAKDLVAEANREVETLSAEEALARLGQPDTMLVDVREGEELAKTGRIAGAVHVPRGFLEFQADPESPTHKAELGGGRRLVLYCASGNRSALAAKVLNDMGLGPVAHVAGGFPALVKAGASVDPA, encoded by the coding sequence ATGACCATGAGAAGCGCGAAGGATTTGGTGGCGGAAGCCAACCGCGAGGTTGAGACCCTGTCGGCCGAGGAGGCGCTCGCACGCCTCGGCCAGCCCGACACGATGCTCGTCGACGTGCGCGAAGGCGAGGAATTGGCCAAGACCGGCAGGATCGCCGGCGCGGTCCATGTGCCCCGCGGCTTCCTGGAGTTCCAGGCCGACCCGGAGAGCCCGACCCACAAGGCCGAGCTCGGCGGCGGTAGGCGCCTGGTACTCTACTGCGCCTCCGGCAACCGGTCGGCCCTGGCCGCCAAGGTGCTCAACGACATGGGCCTCGGACCGGTCGCCCACGTTGCCGGGGGCTTTCCGGCACTGGTCAAGGCGGGGGCCTCGGTCGACCCCGCCTGA
- a CDS encoding helix-turn-helix transcriptional regulator yields MPLQQAQPVTSAEAPGSLDLELLLANARDASELLKALGHEARLVILCLLVEGERSVSELEQLLNLRQPAVSQQLARLRADDLVEARRDGKNIYYALARPEVREIIAALHRAFCNGRTP; encoded by the coding sequence ATGCCGTTGCAGCAAGCGCAGCCGGTGACGAGCGCCGAGGCCCCGGGCAGCCTCGACCTGGAACTGTTGCTGGCCAATGCACGTGATGCCAGCGAGCTGCTGAAGGCTCTCGGCCACGAGGCGCGCCTTGTTATCCTTTGCCTGTTGGTCGAGGGCGAGCGCTCAGTCTCGGAACTGGAGCAACTGCTGAACCTGCGCCAGCCCGCCGTGTCCCAGCAGTTGGCGCGGTTGCGGGCCGACGATCTCGTCGAGGCCCGCCGCGACGGCAAGAACATCTACTATGCGCTGGCCCGGCCCGAGGTTCGCGAAATCATCGCTGCCTTGCACCGCGCCTTCTGCAACGGACGTACGCCGTAA
- a CDS encoding sigma-70 family RNA polymerase sigma factor: MTDTPHAADPTALPSGDCSKAGIAAHLTGPLRDYFSVAEHAAIPERLSLLVERFEASLVASGERLGVTFRDDLLRALPMLRTFAMSLCANAARADDLVQEMMVRAWANREKFVPGTNFTAWSFTILRNQFYTEMRKARREVEDAEGAHAATLTAAPDQDHVVALGAVMNLIGTLPLPQRQALLLVGAEGFTYEEAAARLGCQVGTVKSRVSRARSQLVASLTQTVPSLCVTGRYDSHTAV; encoded by the coding sequence GTGACCGACACCCCGCATGCCGCCGATCCAACGGCTTTGCCCAGCGGCGATTGCTCCAAGGCGGGCATCGCTGCCCATCTTACGGGTCCGTTGCGGGATTACTTCTCGGTTGCCGAGCACGCGGCCATCCCGGAGAGGCTCTCGCTCCTCGTCGAGCGGTTCGAGGCGTCGCTGGTCGCATCCGGCGAGCGTCTCGGGGTCACGTTCCGCGACGATCTCCTCCGGGCGCTGCCGATGCTTCGGACGTTCGCGATGTCCCTCTGCGCGAATGCGGCCCGCGCCGACGACCTCGTGCAGGAGATGATGGTCCGGGCATGGGCCAACCGGGAGAAGTTCGTGCCCGGCACCAACTTCACGGCCTGGAGCTTCACGATCCTGCGCAACCAGTTCTACACCGAGATGCGCAAGGCCAGGCGCGAGGTCGAGGACGCCGAGGGCGCGCACGCCGCGACGCTTACGGCGGCACCGGACCAGGACCACGTCGTGGCGCTCGGGGCCGTGATGAACCTCATCGGGACGCTGCCGCTCCCGCAACGCCAGGCGCTGCTGCTCGTGGGGGCCGAAGGCTTCACCTACGAAGAGGCGGCAGCCCGCCTCGGCTGCCAGGTAGGGACCGTCAAGAGCCGGGTGAGCCGCGCACGGAGCCAACTTGTCGCCAGCCTGACGCAGACTGTTCCGTCGCTGTGCGTCACGGGACGCTACGATTCTCACACGGCCGTTTGA
- the soxC gene encoding sulfite dehydrogenase: protein MSEPKPRPDPSGPTSRRSFLRTGLALGGAVGTGAFAGRAAAAPDAKNLPPSVPEWSQSLGEGVVSRPYGRPSKFEVDVIRRDVEWLTASRQSSVSFTPLHQLEGIITPNGLGFERHHGGIAEIDPSEHRLMIHGLVEKPLMLTLEDIKRFPRVNRIAFLECAANSGMEWKGAQLNGCQFTHGMIHCVMYTGVPLKRLLEEAGLKTNAKWLLPEGADAAAMTRSVPIEKAFDDAIVAYAMNGEALYPEHGYPLRLVLPGWQGNMWVKWLRRIKVGDEPWHTREETSKYTALMPDGQARRFTWAMDAKSVITNPSPQAPIHGKGFTVLSGLAWSGRGAIKGVDVSLDGGRNWRAARLDGPVLDKALTRFYYEFDWNGDPLLIQSRAMDETGYVQPTKAALRQHRGLNSIYHNNGIQTWHVLPSGEIENVEVA, encoded by the coding sequence ATGTCTGAACCGAAGCCGCGCCCCGATCCGTCCGGGCCAACCTCTCGAAGATCCTTCCTGCGCACCGGCCTCGCCCTCGGCGGAGCGGTCGGCACGGGGGCTTTTGCGGGCCGCGCAGCCGCCGCGCCGGACGCGAAGAACCTTCCGCCGAGCGTACCGGAATGGTCGCAGTCGCTCGGTGAGGGTGTCGTCAGCCGGCCCTACGGCCGCCCGTCGAAGTTCGAGGTGGACGTGATCCGCCGCGACGTCGAATGGCTGACCGCCTCGCGCCAGAGTTCGGTCAGCTTCACGCCGCTGCACCAGCTGGAGGGAATCATCACCCCGAACGGCCTGGGCTTCGAGCGCCACCATGGCGGCATCGCCGAGATCGATCCGTCCGAGCATCGGTTGATGATCCACGGCCTCGTCGAGAAGCCGCTGATGCTGACGCTGGAGGACATCAAGCGCTTCCCCCGCGTCAACCGGATCGCGTTCCTCGAATGCGCGGCCAATTCCGGCATGGAGTGGAAGGGCGCGCAGCTCAACGGCTGTCAGTTCACCCACGGCATGATCCACTGCGTCATGTACACGGGCGTCCCGCTCAAGCGCTTGCTCGAAGAAGCCGGTCTCAAGACCAACGCCAAGTGGCTGTTGCCGGAGGGCGCCGACGCCGCGGCGATGACCCGCTCCGTGCCGATCGAGAAAGCGTTCGACGACGCCATCGTCGCCTACGCCATGAACGGAGAGGCGCTCTATCCCGAGCACGGCTATCCGCTCCGCCTCGTCCTGCCGGGATGGCAAGGCAACATGTGGGTGAAGTGGCTGCGCCGGATCAAGGTCGGCGACGAGCCCTGGCACACCCGCGAGGAGACGTCGAAGTACACGGCACTCATGCCGGACGGTCAGGCGCGGCGCTTCACCTGGGCCATGGACGCGAAGTCCGTCATCACCAATCCGAGTCCGCAGGCGCCCATCCACGGTAAGGGCTTCACCGTGCTTTCGGGCTTGGCGTGGTCGGGGCGGGGCGCGATCAAGGGCGTGGACGTCTCGCTCGATGGCGGCCGCAACTGGCGGGCCGCGCGGCTCGACGGGCCGGTCCTCGATAAGGCGCTGACGCGTTTCTATTATGAGTTCGACTGGAACGGCGATCCGCTGCTGATCCAGTCCCGCGCCATGGACGAGACCGGCTACGTCCAGCCGACCAAGGCGGCCCTGCGCCAACACCGCGGCCTGAACTCGATCTACCACAACAACGGCATCCAGACCTGGCACGTGCTGCCCAGCGGGGAGATCGAGAATGTCGAGGTCGCGTAA
- the soxA gene encoding sulfur oxidation c-type cytochrome SoxA: protein MVRPIPFAVTALALVALAVAPHAQDMPSAPAAKEGSERPAWQAHGLKVQNPNSPFDEVVSGLYFRSKETQDMQADDFNNPGFLAVEQGEELWSKVDGAAGKSCASCHNEASTSMKGVAAAYPKWNEKLGKPVNLEQRINICRSGALKAEPWAFGSSELTAMTTYVRNQSRGMPVAVKVDGPMTPWFERGQSLYYQRNGQLDLACASCHEKNHGKYLRADFLSQGQSNGFPVYRLRDQRLVPLHERMEGCMQDVRATPFKPLSDEFLALETYVAWRGLGLPVETPAVRN from the coding sequence ATGGTCCGCCCCATTCCCTTTGCCGTCACCGCGCTCGCGCTCGTCGCGCTGGCCGTCGCACCCCATGCGCAGGACATGCCCTCCGCGCCCGCCGCTAAGGAAGGGTCCGAGCGTCCGGCCTGGCAGGCGCACGGCCTCAAGGTCCAGAACCCGAATTCCCCGTTTGATGAAGTTGTCTCCGGCCTGTATTTCCGCTCCAAGGAAACGCAGGACATGCAGGCCGACGACTTCAACAATCCGGGCTTCCTCGCCGTGGAGCAGGGAGAGGAACTCTGGTCGAAGGTCGATGGCGCGGCGGGAAAGTCCTGTGCGAGCTGCCACAACGAGGCATCGACCTCGATGAAGGGCGTCGCGGCGGCCTATCCGAAGTGGAACGAGAAGCTCGGCAAGCCGGTCAATCTGGAGCAGCGGATCAACATCTGCCGCAGCGGCGCCCTGAAAGCCGAGCCCTGGGCCTTCGGCTCGTCCGAACTTACGGCCATGACCACCTACGTCCGTAACCAGTCCCGCGGGATGCCGGTCGCCGTGAAGGTGGACGGGCCCATGACGCCCTGGTTCGAGCGAGGACAATCGCTCTACTACCAGCGGAACGGCCAACTCGATCTCGCTTGCGCGAGCTGCCACGAGAAGAACCACGGCAAGTATCTCCGGGCCGACTTCCTCAGCCAGGGGCAGAGCAACGGATTCCCCGTCTACCGCCTGCGCGACCAGCGGCTGGTGCCGCTCCACGAGCGCATGGAAGGTTGCATGCAGGACGTCCGGGCCACGCCGTTCAAGCCGCTCTCCGACGAGTTCCTCGCCCTGGAGACCTACGTCGCGTGGCGCGGCCTCGGCCTTCCGGTCGAGACGCCCGCCGTGCGCAACTGA
- the soxB gene encoding thiosulfohydrolase SoxB, with the protein MTSRRDFLQIAAATAALVPTGWTRAFAQQRLTQDDLLAFEPMGNVTLVHLTDIHAQLRPVLFREPSTNLGMGEARGQVPHVTGRAYLDLYGIPGGSPLAYALTPEDYVALARSYGRMGGLDRIATVLDAIRAERGDKVLFLDGGDTWQNSYTSMVSKGQDMVDCMALLKPDAMTGHWEFTLGTERVKEIVDGLGCPFLGQNVRDAEWNEPAFEATKMFERGGAKVAVIGQAFPYTPIANPRWMIPGWSFGIREEDVQASVDKARKEGADLVVLLSHNGFDVDRKLASRVKGIDVVLTGHTHDALPQAVKVGNTLLIASGSHGKFLTRVDLDVRDGAVKGYRSKLIPIFSDIIAPEKTMAAKIRSIRAPHEAMLKEELGRTEALLYRRGNFNGTLDDMICDALLSEREAEIALSPGFRWGTTLLPGQSITREDVYNATAITYPAAYRMPMTGARLKEVLEDVADNLFNADPYYQQGGDMVRVGGVSYAIDVARPAGSRISDLTLLRTGKPIEAGTSYTVAGWASVNEGTDGPPIWDVVSSHIKAKGTVNPTPAQVTVRGA; encoded by the coding sequence ATGACCTCACGCCGCGACTTCCTGCAGATCGCCGCCGCCACCGCGGCCCTGGTGCCGACGGGCTGGACCCGCGCCTTCGCCCAGCAGCGCCTGACCCAGGACGACCTCCTGGCCTTCGAGCCGATGGGCAACGTCACCCTGGTCCATCTCACCGACATCCACGCGCAGTTGCGGCCCGTGCTGTTCCGCGAGCCCTCGACCAACCTCGGGATGGGCGAGGCGCGCGGTCAGGTCCCCCACGTCACCGGACGCGCCTACCTCGACCTCTACGGCATCCCCGGCGGCTCGCCGCTGGCCTATGCGCTCACGCCGGAGGACTACGTCGCGCTGGCCCGCAGCTATGGCCGGATGGGCGGCCTCGACCGGATCGCCACGGTGCTCGACGCGATCCGCGCCGAGCGAGGCGACAAGGTGCTGTTCCTGGACGGCGGCGACACTTGGCAGAACAGCTACACCTCGATGGTGAGCAAGGGCCAGGACATGGTCGACTGCATGGCGCTGCTGAAGCCCGACGCCATGACGGGCCACTGGGAGTTCACCCTCGGCACCGAACGGGTTAAGGAGATCGTGGACGGGCTCGGCTGCCCGTTCCTGGGCCAGAACGTTCGCGACGCCGAATGGAACGAGCCGGCCTTCGAGGCCACGAAGATGTTCGAGCGCGGCGGCGCGAAGGTCGCGGTGATCGGGCAGGCCTTTCCCTACACGCCCATCGCCAACCCTCGCTGGATGATCCCCGGCTGGTCCTTCGGCATCCGCGAGGAGGACGTGCAAGCGAGCGTCGACAAGGCCCGGAAGGAGGGCGCCGACCTCGTCGTGCTGCTCTCCCACAACGGCTTCGACGTGGACCGCAAGCTCGCCTCGCGGGTGAAGGGAATCGACGTCGTACTCACCGGACACACGCACGACGCGCTGCCTCAGGCGGTAAAGGTCGGCAACACCCTACTCATCGCCTCGGGCAGCCACGGCAAGTTCCTCACCCGCGTCGACCTCGACGTGCGGGACGGGGCCGTGAAGGGCTACCGTTCGAAGCTCATCCCGATCTTCTCCGATATCATCGCCCCAGAGAAGACGATGGCGGCCAAGATCCGGTCGATCCGTGCGCCCCACGAGGCGATGCTGAAGGAGGAACTCGGCCGGACCGAGGCCCTGCTCTACCGGCGGGGCAACTTCAACGGCACGCTCGACGACATGATCTGCGATGCGCTCCTGTCCGAGCGAGAGGCTGAGATTGCCCTCTCGCCCGGCTTCCGCTGGGGCACGACCCTCCTGCCCGGCCAGTCGATAACCCGCGAGGACGTCTACAACGCCACCGCCATCACCTACCCGGCGGCTTATCGGATGCCGATGACCGGCGCCCGGCTGAAGGAGGTGCTGGAGGACGTGGCCGACAACCTCTTCAACGCCGATCCGTACTACCAGCAAGGTGGCGACATGGTGCGGGTGGGCGGCGTGTCCTACGCCATCGACGTCGCTCGCCCGGCCGGCAGCCGCATCTCAGACCTCACCCTCCTGCGCACCGGCAAACCCATCGAGGCTGGCACCAGCTACACCGTGGCAGGATGGGCGAGCGTCAACGAGGGCACCGACGGCCCGCCGATCTGGGACGTCGTCTCCTCGCACATCAAGGCCAAGGGAACGGTGAACCCGACGCCCGCGCAGGTCACCGTCCGTGGCGCCTAG
- the soxZ gene encoding thiosulfate oxidation carrier complex protein SoxZ — MADVKPRIKLDKKDVAKGDIIEVKTLVSHTMESGQRKDKDGKTIPRKILNKFTCDLNGKTIFSADIESAVSANPYFQFKIRPEETGTLTFTWIDDDGSKTQATEQIKVA, encoded by the coding sequence ATGGCCGACGTGAAGCCGCGGATCAAACTGGACAAGAAGGATGTCGCAAAGGGAGACATCATCGAGGTGAAGACGCTCGTCTCACACACGATGGAATCCGGCCAGCGCAAGGACAAGGACGGGAAGACGATCCCGCGCAAGATCCTGAATAAGTTCACCTGCGACCTGAATGGCAAGACGATCTTCAGCGCCGACATAGAGAGCGCGGTCTCCGCCAACCCCTACTTCCAGTTCAAGATCAGACCCGAGGAAACCGGCACGCTGACCTTCACTTGGATCGATGACGACGGGTCGAAGACCCAGGCCACCGAGCAGATCAAGGTCGCCTGA
- a CDS encoding c-type cytochrome: MSRSRNRLSAALATVLLAATPVAAERLNIGRVATPEEIKGWDIDVRPDGQGLPVGKGTAALGETVFQERCASCHGEFGEGAGRWPELAGGSGTLKSDSPVKTIGSYWPYASTVFDFIHRAMPFGAAQTLTPDETYSVTAYLLYLNDILKDQDFELNEKNLASIRLPNEKNFFMDDRETAEKEFWTAKPCMTNCLPKEASITSRARILDVTPDKAAEPAKKAPPVQ; this comes from the coding sequence ATGTCGAGGTCGCGTAACCGTCTTTCGGCCGCCCTTGCGACCGTCCTCCTCGCGGCCACGCCGGTGGCGGCGGAGCGTCTGAACATCGGCCGCGTCGCGACGCCGGAGGAGATCAAGGGCTGGGACATTGACGTGCGGCCGGACGGCCAGGGGCTTCCTGTCGGCAAGGGAACCGCGGCGCTCGGCGAGACGGTCTTCCAGGAGCGCTGCGCCAGCTGCCATGGCGAGTTCGGCGAGGGCGCGGGACGGTGGCCGGAGCTCGCCGGTGGGTCCGGCACGTTGAAGTCCGACAGTCCGGTTAAGACCATCGGGTCCTACTGGCCCTACGCCTCGACCGTCTTCGATTTCATTCACCGGGCAATGCCGTTCGGCGCGGCACAGACCCTCACGCCGGACGAGACATACTCGGTCACCGCCTATCTCCTCTATCTCAACGACATTCTGAAGGATCAGGACTTCGAGCTGAACGAGAAGAACCTCGCCAGCATCCGCCTGCCTAACGAGAAAAACTTCTTCATGGACGACCGCGAGACGGCGGAGAAGGAGTTCTGGACGGCCAAGCCCTGCATGACGAACTGCCTGCCGAAGGAAGCGTCCATCACGAGCCGCGCTCGCATCCTCGACGTGACGCCAGACAAGGCTGCCGAACCCGCGAAGAAGGCCCCGCCGGTCCAATGA
- the soxX gene encoding sulfur oxidation c-type cytochrome SoxX, giving the protein MRRPITAFALAGLCVLATAAGAETASTGLAPFKVVAVDGSDAIPEPLTDKPGNAAAGAKVVVNRRQGNCLGCHQVSSLSTESFHGEIGPSLDGVAERWDAAHLRMIVVNPKHVFTEATVMPAFYRIEGLHRVRPEFQGKPILTAQQVEDVVAYLTTLK; this is encoded by the coding sequence ATGCGTAGGCCGATCACAGCCTTTGCGCTCGCAGGACTTTGCGTCCTCGCGACCGCCGCCGGAGCCGAGACGGCTTCAACCGGGCTTGCACCGTTCAAGGTCGTGGCCGTCGACGGCAGCGACGCGATCCCCGAGCCGCTTACCGACAAGCCGGGGAATGCGGCGGCCGGCGCCAAGGTCGTGGTGAACCGCCGCCAGGGCAACTGCCTCGGCTGCCATCAGGTCTCTTCGCTGAGCACCGAGTCCTTTCACGGCGAGATCGGACCCTCCCTCGACGGCGTCGCCGAACGGTGGGACGCGGCGCATCTGCGCATGATCGTCGTCAACCCGAAGCACGTCTTCACCGAGGCGACCGTGATGCCTGCCTTCTACCGGATCGAGGGCCTTCATCGCGTGCGTCCCGAGTTCCAGGGCAAGCCGATCCTGACCGCGCAGCAGGTCGAGGACGTCGTCGCCTACCTCACGACCCTGAAGTGA
- the soxY gene encoding thiosulfate oxidation carrier protein SoxY translates to MTSAKIPALNRRQALAFGTGAVVATAFAFRAGPALAAKPATDEAIKAFTRGKEPVRGKVKLELPEIAENGNTVPMTVSVDVPMTPESYVEEVMIVAEGNPNPGVISFHFTPSSVAEANTRIRLAETQNVIAVARMNDGSVFSDVRQVKVTIGGCGG, encoded by the coding sequence ATGACCTCTGCCAAGATCCCCGCATTGAACCGCCGCCAAGCCCTGGCCTTCGGCACCGGAGCCGTCGTGGCAACCGCCTTCGCCTTCCGCGCTGGACCGGCCCTGGCCGCGAAGCCTGCGACCGATGAGGCCATCAAGGCCTTCACCCGCGGCAAGGAGCCCGTGAGGGGCAAGGTCAAGCTCGAACTCCCCGAGATCGCCGAGAACGGCAACACCGTACCGATGACGGTGAGCGTCGACGTGCCGATGACGCCGGAGAGCTATGTCGAGGAGGTGATGATCGTTGCCGAGGGCAATCCGAACCCCGGCGTCATCAGCTTCCACTTCACGCCGTCGAGCGTCGCCGAGGCGAACACGCGCATCCGTCTTGCCGAGACGCAGAACGTCATCGCGGTCGCCCGCATGAACGACGGCTCGGTCTTCAGCGACGTCCGCCAGGTGAAGGTCACCATCGGCGGCTGCGGCGGCTAA
- a CDS encoding YeeE/YedE family protein: MLDTLPAYLLRAALGLALGALLGTVARRGRFCTLGAIEDAVYARDTRRARAWLLAIGIAILGTQLLEAAAGLDLSRSIYTGPRLEWGAMILGGAMFGFGMALVGTCSFGALIRLGGGDLRALLVLLVLGLSAYMAISGVTALMRVTITEPLSVDLGSQRLGALLRLDQAGRIVVSVVVGVGFCIAALTSGAFRETKRLLVGAIVIGCVIVAGWWANGSAGFDEFETQAVGSFSFARPVGDTLLYAMLASGTKIDFGVASVFGVLVGSFASARQAGEFYWEAPDDAREVKRHLLGAFLMGTGGVTALGCTIGQGLSGLSTLSVGSMLALGAILVGARAGLYFLVDRHT, from the coding sequence ATGTTGGACACGCTGCCTGCTTACCTTCTCCGGGCGGCGCTCGGCCTCGCCCTTGGAGCACTGCTCGGCACGGTCGCACGGCGGGGTCGCTTCTGCACGCTCGGCGCCATCGAGGATGCCGTCTACGCGCGTGACACCCGCCGCGCGCGTGCTTGGCTGCTGGCGATTGGCATCGCCATCCTCGGCACCCAACTTTTGGAAGCCGCTGCCGGTCTCGACCTCTCCCGGTCGATCTACACGGGGCCGCGCTTGGAATGGGGCGCGATGATCCTCGGCGGGGCGATGTTCGGCTTTGGGATGGCGCTCGTAGGGACCTGTAGCTTTGGGGCTCTCATTCGGCTCGGCGGGGGAGACCTACGAGCCCTCCTCGTCCTGCTTGTGCTCGGCCTCTCAGCCTATATGGCAATCAGCGGCGTGACGGCGCTCATGCGCGTGACGATTACTGAGCCGTTAAGCGTCGATCTCGGAAGCCAGCGCCTCGGCGCTCTCCTGCGGCTCGATCAGGCGGGCCGCATTGTCGTGAGCGTCGTGGTAGGCGTCGGCTTCTGTATCGCGGCGCTCACGAGCGGCGCCTTCCGGGAGACGAAGCGGCTGCTGGTCGGCGCTATCGTGATCGGATGTGTGATCGTCGCCGGATGGTGGGCCAACGGAAGCGCGGGCTTCGACGAGTTCGAGACCCAGGCGGTCGGCTCCTTCAGCTTCGCTCGACCTGTCGGCGATACGTTGCTCTACGCCATGCTCGCGAGCGGCACGAAGATCGATTTCGGCGTGGCCTCGGTCTTCGGCGTCCTGGTCGGATCTTTCGCGTCGGCACGCCAAGCGGGCGAATTCTATTGGGAAGCGCCCGACGATGCCCGGGAGGTGAAGCGCCACCTTCTCGGCGCGTTCCTAATGGGCACGGGCGGCGTCACTGCCCTCGGCTGCACCATCGGCCAGGGGTTGAGCGGTCTCTCGACGCTGTCGGTCGGCTCGATGCTCGCCCTCGGCGCGATCCTCGTCGGAGCCCGAGCGGGTCTCTACTTTCTCGTAGACCGACATACGTGA
- a CDS encoding thioredoxin family protein, whose protein sequence is MWDKEIGPIYPKTDIGKRAPLRRVDLDAGIPPGLTLKRPILYTPTFVLIEGGAEVDRIEGYPGEEFFWGRAERLLKQLPASP, encoded by the coding sequence GTGTGGGACAAGGAGATCGGGCCGATCTATCCGAAGACGGATATCGGGAAGCGGGCGCCGTTGCGCCGTGTCGATCTCGACGCAGGCATCCCTCCCGGACTCACGCTCAAGCGCCCGATCCTCTACACACCGACATTCGTCCTCATCGAAGGCGGCGCCGAGGTCGACCGGATCGAGGGCTATCCGGGCGAGGAGTTTTTCTGGGGGCGGGCCGAGCGGTTGCTGAAACAGCTACCGGCTTCCCCGTGA